In the Candidatus Electrothrix sp. GW3-4 genome, one interval contains:
- a CDS encoding ATP-binding protein, with protein MKLKLTLTISSLLFIGMLLINFVLLFLWKHDALQSKAEHDQAVLAHIQSLLGREKETAKGAVVQEFVFSDFYPSSENGRFFVLLEAEKQAGQGKEKKIPANGNDAISALLASAAVEARSTGAPVSRTAASFSYGLFCNDLLVNARPVKKQGAIVGAVAVVRSLDSLSQTLWEAEKTVLVYLLLNVLVLGAVGFFRMAGLVIRPVERLVALANQYSNYDPFRFATEDSGGEFGKLSNSLNSMLVRIDEDRQTLEHTVTALEVANQTLKKQQREMVRAEKLASVGRMAAGLAHEIGNPLSVVQGYLGILLGSKGQSEEHKDFLRRSELEVQRIDKLIRQLLDFSRAAKGNPTIFSLHELLHSVLEMVTMQTAFRDIRIEVDFAAEEDRVYADCEQMRQVLVNCLLNSADAIHMTEKKDEGGRRDGRVSVVTALQCLLANDLGGEDSRQLLLSIRDNGMGIAAEDLPVVFDPFYTTKEPGKGTGLGLSVSRSLVEAAGGTMELQAVLGQGSSMVITLPLASSNDMELSGQ; from the coding sequence TTGAAACTTAAGTTAACTCTAACGATTAGTAGCTTGCTCTTTATCGGGATGCTGCTGATAAATTTTGTGCTGCTCTTTTTATGGAAACACGATGCCTTGCAAAGTAAGGCAGAGCATGATCAGGCCGTTCTCGCCCATATCCAGTCTTTATTGGGCAGGGAGAAGGAAACAGCTAAGGGGGCCGTTGTTCAGGAGTTTGTTTTTTCGGATTTTTACCCATCTTCTGAGAACGGACGTTTTTTTGTCCTGCTGGAAGCAGAAAAGCAGGCAGGGCAGGGAAAAGAAAAAAAGATCCCGGCAAACGGAAATGACGCGATATCAGCGCTTCTTGCCTCTGCTGCTGTTGAAGCCAGGAGCACCGGTGCGCCAGTGAGCCGTACTGCTGCCTCGTTTTCGTATGGATTATTTTGTAATGATCTCCTCGTGAATGCCCGCCCTGTGAAGAAGCAGGGGGCTATTGTCGGGGCAGTTGCTGTTGTTCGGTCGCTGGATTCTCTTTCACAGACCCTGTGGGAGGCTGAGAAAACGGTTCTTGTCTATCTCTTGCTTAATGTCCTGGTACTGGGGGCTGTTGGTTTTTTCAGGATGGCAGGGCTGGTTATTCGTCCTGTTGAACGATTAGTCGCTCTTGCGAACCAATACAGCAATTATGATCCTTTTCGCTTTGCCACAGAGGATTCAGGTGGTGAGTTCGGGAAGTTATCGAACAGCCTGAACAGCATGTTGGTCAGGATAGATGAGGATCGCCAGACCTTGGAACACACGGTCACCGCCTTGGAAGTTGCCAACCAGACTCTGAAAAAACAACAGCGAGAGATGGTTCGTGCAGAAAAATTGGCGTCAGTAGGTCGGATGGCAGCAGGATTGGCCCATGAGATCGGCAATCCTTTGAGTGTGGTTCAGGGGTATCTCGGTATTCTGCTCGGCTCAAAGGGGCAGAGTGAGGAGCACAAGGATTTTCTCCGCCGTTCTGAGCTGGAGGTGCAACGGATTGATAAGCTGATCCGGCAACTCTTGGATTTTTCCAGAGCAGCCAAGGGAAATCCGACGATCTTTTCCCTGCACGAACTGCTCCATTCGGTCCTTGAGATGGTCACGATGCAAACGGCCTTTCGGGACATTCGTATTGAGGTCGATTTTGCTGCTGAGGAGGACAGGGTTTATGCCGACTGTGAACAGATGCGTCAGGTCTTGGTTAATTGCCTGCTCAACAGCGCGGATGCGATTCATATGACAGAGAAGAAGGATGAGGGGGGGAGGAGAGACGGCAGGGTGTCGGTGGTAACCGCCTTGCAATGTCTGTTGGCCAACGACCTGGGAGGAGAGGACTCTCGGCAGCTTCTTTTGTCTATCAGGGATAACGGGATGGGAATCGCTGCTGAAGATCTGCCTGTTGTTTTTGATCCCTTTTACACAACCAAGGAACCAGGAAAGGGGACAGGGTTAGGCCTGTCTGTTTCCCGCTCTCTTGTTGAGGCCGCTGGTGGTACAATGGAGTTGCAGGCTGTACTTGGGCAGGGGAGCAGTATGGTGATTACCTTGCCCCTTGCGTCCTCGAATGACATGGAATTGTCAGGTCAATAA
- a CDS encoding sigma-54 dependent transcriptional regulator: MDDTAGQSLRHVLVVDDEENMRHMLSVLLSGEGYQVVTAADGQEAIRFLEVRAFDFVLCDIRMPEMDGLAFLQAAETITHSATVIMMSAFGSVDTALEAMKQGAYDFISKPFKTDEVVLVLKKAEERERLRRENIRLKRKVAELEKNSGFGAMIGKSSAMQEVFTLAEKVAGHPTTVLITGESGTGKELVAAGIHAKSGRTDNPFIAVNCGSIPENLLESEFFGYKRGAFTGADRDKKGLFEEANKGTLFLDEIGELPPSMQVKLLRVLQEQEIRPVGSAQRKKIDVRILAATARDISEEVQQGRFREDLFYRLNVINIQVPPLRQRIEDIPVLCDYFVRKFTKTLKRPDIEGVGKHAMQHLLTYTWPGNVRELENVLERAVILTEGHCIQPENLPDNIQGNRADNVADFLAGVSSIKEGRRRVEARLIRQALAKTQGNKSQAAQILEISYPSLLGKIKEYKVRGDQKNE; encoded by the coding sequence ATGGATGACACAGCTGGACAGAGTTTAAGGCATGTCCTTGTTGTTGATGATGAGGAGAATATGCGCCATATGCTGTCTGTGCTGCTCTCTGGAGAGGGCTATCAGGTGGTGACAGCAGCAGACGGTCAGGAGGCAATCAGGTTCCTGGAGGTCAGGGCCTTTGATTTTGTTCTCTGTGATATCAGAATGCCGGAGATGGACGGCTTGGCCTTTCTCCAGGCGGCAGAGACAATTACCCATAGCGCCACGGTGATTATGATGTCTGCTTTCGGCTCGGTGGATACAGCCCTTGAGGCGATGAAGCAGGGGGCCTATGATTTTATCTCCAAACCGTTCAAGACCGATGAAGTGGTCCTGGTCTTGAAAAAGGCCGAAGAGCGGGAACGGTTGCGACGGGAGAATATTCGTCTCAAAAGAAAGGTTGCAGAGTTAGAGAAAAACTCCGGCTTTGGGGCGATGATCGGAAAGAGCTCGGCCATGCAGGAGGTCTTTACCTTGGCCGAAAAGGTGGCTGGCCATCCGACCACTGTTTTGATCACTGGTGAATCTGGGACCGGCAAGGAACTGGTTGCGGCGGGTATTCATGCAAAAAGCGGGAGGACGGACAATCCTTTTATTGCAGTGAACTGTGGCAGTATCCCGGAAAACCTGTTGGAAAGCGAGTTTTTTGGCTATAAGCGTGGGGCTTTTACTGGCGCAGACCGGGATAAAAAAGGACTTTTTGAAGAGGCCAATAAGGGGACCCTTTTTCTTGATGAGATCGGTGAGCTTCCCCCGTCTATGCAGGTAAAGCTGTTACGGGTCTTGCAGGAGCAGGAAATCCGACCGGTAGGATCGGCACAGAGAAAAAAGATTGATGTCCGCATTCTTGCTGCCACAGCCAGGGATATCAGCGAGGAAGTGCAGCAAGGACGTTTTCGCGAAGATCTGTTTTATCGACTCAATGTGATCAATATCCAGGTCCCGCCGTTGCGTCAACGGATTGAGGATATTCCTGTTCTCTGCGATTATTTTGTGCGAAAATTCACCAAGACCTTGAAGCGGCCAGATATTGAAGGGGTGGGTAAGCATGCCATGCAGCATCTCCTGACGTATACCTGGCCCGGTAATGTCCGCGAATTAGAAAACGTGCTGGAACGAGCCGTGATTCTGACAGAGGGGCATTGTATCCAGCCGGAGAATCTTCCCGACAATATTCAGGGAAATCGTGCTGATAATGTTGCTGATTTTTTGGCCGGGGTTTCCTCGATAAAAGAGGGGAGAAGGAGAGTAGAGGCGCGGCTTATCCGCCAGGCCCTTGCAAAGACGCAAGGCAATAAGAGTCAGGCGGCACAGATTCTTGAGATCAGTTATCCCTCGCTCCTGGGTAAGATTAAGGAGTACAAAGTGAGAGGTGATCAGAAAAACGAGTAG
- a CDS encoding GspH/FimT family pseudopilin encodes MRIKNDIRSQQGFTFAELMIVIAIIGILSAIGIPSFLHSLPEKRLKNAARNLYADLQKVRLLAVKENKNVIITFNTAAGTYSYNQDGVTKNVTLGDYGAVAYDCGLTDKDWRNPRVDIPLTGVTGNVTFTRLGESLNGEADVYLQSQNDDTVCYAVNVSRFGAVKIWRYTSDTDWK; translated from the coding sequence ATGAGAATAAAGAACGACATAAGGAGCCAGCAGGGCTTTACTTTTGCTGAATTAATGATAGTGATTGCCATTATTGGTATATTGAGTGCTATCGGAATACCAAGTTTTTTGCATAGCCTGCCGGAAAAACGTCTGAAAAATGCGGCGAGAAATCTCTATGCAGATTTACAGAAGGTTAGGCTGTTGGCCGTCAAGGAGAATAAAAATGTAATTATTACCTTTAATACGGCAGCAGGGACCTATTCGTATAATCAGGATGGAGTAACAAAAAACGTTACCTTAGGTGATTACGGGGCTGTTGCTTATGATTGTGGTCTAACAGATAAAGACTGGCGAAATCCACGGGTGGATATTCCACTTACCGGCGTAACAGGTAATGTTACCTTTACCAGGCTTGGCGAGAGTTTAAATGGTGAGGCAGATGTTTACCTGCAAAGTCAAAATGATGACACAGTTTGCTATGCAGTAAATGTGAGTCGCTTTGGTGCGGTAAAAATCTGGCGATACACGAGTGATACTGATTGGAAATAG
- a CDS encoding GspH/FimT family pseudopilin, protein MKRFSYAKQGVHGFTLVELMLVISLFAVLSAASIPSLLRGVPEKRLKSAVRNVYADLQKARLLAVKKNKKVIVRFNETDGYYYIDEDEKDTAGYKEWNPDEMRRDLADYGGVIYGKGSAEKNWNNDVINRVVPYNDISFKTTGTATQASVYLQYQDENNITYAVTTTNYGTVKVRKFSGSAWE, encoded by the coding sequence ATGAAACGGTTTAGTTACGCTAAGCAGGGAGTTCACGGATTTACCTTGGTGGAATTAATGTTGGTAATTTCTCTGTTTGCAGTGTTATCAGCAGCGAGTATACCTAGCCTCTTAAGAGGGGTACCTGAAAAGCGACTGAAAAGTGCTGTGCGAAATGTATATGCCGATCTACAAAAGGCGAGACTTCTTGCTGTGAAGAAAAATAAAAAAGTGATTGTTCGATTTAATGAGACCGATGGTTACTATTATATTGACGAAGATGAAAAGGATACTGCTGGGTATAAAGAATGGAATCCTGATGAGATGAGGAGAGATTTAGCTGATTACGGTGGGGTGATATACGGGAAGGGGAGTGCTGAAAAGAATTGGAATAACGATGTGATTAACCGTGTTGTGCCATATAATGATATCAGTTTTAAAACAACTGGAACCGCAACACAAGCTAGTGTTTATCTGCAATATCAGGATGAAAATAATATAACCTATGCTGTCACAACAACAAATTATGGGACAGTTAAGGTGAGAAAATTCAGCGGTTCGGCTTGGGAGTGA
- a CDS encoding PilW family protein has translation MQRQRREKQGNGFTFIELMVSMVIASFVFAGIYGVYTIQQRSYTVQEQVSEMQQKGRAALDYMVRDIRMAGYNDPNGGCTSRNITSWNNWVAQPATLTFDTCNPVTNNQETIRYDLLGNTLRRTVDSGTAQTIAEDVEAIEFYYALESNTTPGTMQSPSVTSVTGVNNIQRIRSVQISLLIRSTFPDRKYRDEILYQPGSVLDPNNIPAPPAWDINEGATDTNGTGNPPTIDPDGCDDELDRCHYHRRLLITTVKMRNMGLD, from the coding sequence ATGCAGAGGCAACGGAGAGAAAAGCAGGGAAACGGGTTCACCTTTATTGAACTTATGGTCTCTATGGTGATCGCTAGTTTTGTATTCGCTGGCATTTACGGGGTGTATACCATTCAACAGCGAAGCTACACTGTGCAGGAGCAGGTCAGTGAAATGCAGCAGAAAGGCAGGGCTGCTTTGGACTATATGGTGCGGGATATTCGGATGGCTGGCTACAACGATCCCAATGGTGGATGCACGAGCAGGAATATAACGAGTTGGAATAATTGGGTTGCTCAGCCTGCTACTCTTACCTTTGACACATGTAATCCCGTGACGAATAATCAAGAAACCATAAGATACGATCTTTTAGGTAATACTCTCAGACGAACTGTCGACAGTGGCACTGCCCAAACAATCGCAGAAGATGTTGAGGCCATAGAATTTTACTATGCACTTGAGAGTAATACTACCCCAGGGACCATGCAAAGTCCTTCTGTGACTTCAGTTACAGGGGTGAATAATATACAGAGGATTCGTTCTGTCCAGATTTCTTTACTGATTCGGTCAACTTTTCCTGATCGTAAATATAGGGATGAAATCCTGTATCAGCCAGGATCAGTTCTTGATCCTAATAATATTCCAGCTCCTCCTGCCTGGGATATTAACGAGGGAGCAACGGATACGAACGGGACCGGAAATCCGCCGACCATAGATCCTGATGGCTGCGATGATGAATTGGACCGGTGTCATTATCATCGCCGGCTTTTGATCACAACGGTAAAAATGCGCAATATGGGGCTAGACTAA
- a CDS encoding prepilin-type N-terminal cleavage/methylation domain-containing protein, which produces MKKEQITCQDGFTLIETMIAMAIFTIGILGLFGMQSSAIKENLLANSITGGSTWAMDRVEWLLNLDYANTLDTNNNGNSCGGLDDRGTNADGMDTSGTIEPIYNIYWNVARGCTLTNVPIPPSTPENQIYSPKHLRIIVTRTNNGLEKEFAVFNYIKQNVIQ; this is translated from the coding sequence ATGAAGAAAGAACAGATAACTTGCCAGGATGGTTTTACCCTGATAGAGACTATGATCGCGATGGCGATTTTTACCATCGGTATCCTCGGCCTTTTCGGCATGCAAAGCTCTGCAATCAAAGAAAATCTTCTTGCGAACTCCATAACCGGCGGGTCGACCTGGGCTATGGACAGGGTGGAATGGTTATTGAACTTAGATTATGCAAATACTCTTGATACGAATAACAACGGAAATAGTTGCGGAGGATTGGATGACCGGGGAACGAATGCCGACGGGATGGATACAAGCGGTACTATCGAACCAATTTACAACATTTATTGGAATGTTGCCCGGGGATGCACTCTAACCAATGTCCCGATTCCTCCCAGCACTCCTGAGAATCAGATATACAGCCCCAAGCATCTGCGGATTATCGTGACCAGGACGAATAACGGTTTAGAAAAAGAATTTGCAGTATTTAATTATATTAAACAGAATGTTATCCAGTAG
- a CDS encoding PilX N-terminal domain-containing pilus assembly protein has translation MKKTINHPKDQEGFVLIAALLILLVLTVMGIAVNRSTITEWRIAMNDREQKETFYAADAATELAAEVLVQNIACQGFVENVNGMVLPGVDNEHNVYLKEHAVGFWRFYAPDGTAVPSYGLDGWIRDGTLQPQAIPQDGVPDGDYDCDTDGNGVGDNVAMDYPCNGTGESLVPAWDIAYPAAVNSSDPATFDWDTMIGSEPFVNNEPFVLIKIGGETKAKTGSALQMAAGYLGLGQGAAGGGTELIYDIKARQRGRNGSESLVCVKYVHVLGSAGNCNY, from the coding sequence ATGAAAAAGACAATAAATCACCCTAAAGACCAAGAGGGATTTGTGCTAATTGCTGCCCTACTTATTCTCCTTGTTCTTACGGTTATGGGGATTGCCGTCAACAGGAGTACTATAACAGAGTGGCGGATTGCTATGAATGACCGTGAACAAAAAGAGACATTCTATGCAGCAGATGCAGCCACAGAATTGGCCGCAGAGGTGCTGGTGCAGAATATCGCCTGTCAGGGATTTGTTGAAAATGTCAATGGCATGGTTCTGCCGGGAGTTGATAATGAGCATAATGTCTACCTTAAGGAACATGCAGTGGGGTTTTGGCGTTTTTATGCACCTGACGGAACCGCCGTTCCATCGTACGGGTTGGATGGATGGATCAGGGATGGAACTTTGCAACCCCAAGCGATACCCCAGGACGGAGTGCCGGACGGTGATTATGATTGTGATACAGATGGTAACGGGGTCGGGGATAATGTTGCTATGGATTACCCTTGTAATGGAACCGGTGAAAGTCTGGTACCTGCTTGGGACATCGCCTATCCTGCTGCTGTTAATTCGTCAGATCCTGCCACGTTTGATTGGGATACAATGATTGGATCTGAACCTTTTGTTAATAATGAGCCTTTTGTACTTATAAAGATTGGTGGTGAGACAAAGGCGAAAACAGGGTCAGCCCTACAAATGGCTGCTGGATACCTTGGCCTTGGGCAGGGGGCTGCGGGCGGTGGTACAGAGCTGATATATGATATCAAGGCTCGGCAACGAGGAAGGAATGGCAGCGAGTCGCTCGTTTGTGTCAAGTATGTACACGTCCTCGGTTCTGCGGGTAATTGTAATTATTAA